One part of the Arabidopsis thaliana chromosome 4, partial sequence genome encodes these proteins:
- a CDS encoding Oxidoreductase family protein (Oxidoreductase family protein; FUNCTIONS IN: oxidoreductase activity, binding, catalytic activity; INVOLVED IN: oxidation reduction, metabolic process; LOCATED IN: cellular_component unknown; EXPRESSED IN: 23 plant structures; EXPRESSED DURING: 13 growth stages; CONTAINS InterPro DOMAIN/s: Oxidoreductase, N-terminal (InterPro:IPR000683), Oxidoreductase, C-terminal (InterPro:IPR004104), NAD(P)-binding domain (InterPro:IPR016040); BEST Arabidopsis thaliana protein match is: Glyceraldehyde-3-phosphate dehydrogenase-like family protein (TAIR:AT1G34200.1); Has 17148 Blast hits to 17147 proteins in 2160 species: Archae - 344; Bacteria - 12203; Metazoa - 250; Fungi - 605; Plants - 99; Viruses - 0; Other Eukaryotes - 3647 (source: NCBI BLink).): MATETQIRIGVMGCADIARKVSRAIHLAPNATISGVASRSLEKAKAFATANNYPESTKIHGSYESLLEDPEIDALYVPLPTSLHVEWAIKAAEKGKHILLEKPVAMNVTEFDKIVDACEANGVQIMDGTMWVHNPRTALLKEFLSDSERFGQLKTVQSCFSFAGDEDFLKNDIRVKPGLDGLGALGDAGWYAIRATLLANNFELPKTVTAFPGAVLNEAGVILSCGASLSWEDGRTATIYCSFLANLTMEITAIGTKGTLRVHDFIIPYKETEASFTTSTKAWFNDLVTAWVSPPSEHTVKTELPQEACMVREFARLVGEIKNNGAKPDGYWPSISRKTQLVVDAVKESVDKNYQQISLSGR, encoded by the exons ATGGCCACCGAAACCCAAATCCGAATCGGAGTAATGGGTTGCGCCGATATCGCTCGAAAAGTCTCTCGAGCAATCCACCTCGCTCCCAACGCCACAATCTCCGGCGTAGCAAGCCGGTCTTTAGAAAAAGCCAAAGCCTTTGCCACCGCCAATAACTACCCAGAATCAACCAAAATCCACGGCTCTTACGAATCTCTTCTCGAAGATCCAGAGATCGATGCGCTCTATGTTCCTCTCCCCACTAGTCTCCACGTTGAGTGGGCTATTAAAGCAGCTGAGAAAGGGAAACATATCCTTTTGGAGAAGCCTGTTGCTATGAACGTAACTGAGTTTGATAAGATTGTTGATGCTTGTGAAGCTAATGGTGTTCAGATTATGGATGGTACTATGTGGGTTCATAATCCTAGAACTGCTTTGCTTAAAGAGTTTCTTTCTGATTCTGAACGTTTTGGTCAGCTTAAAACT GTACAGAGTTGTTTCTCATTTGCTGGAGATgaagattttcttaaaaacgaTATCCGTGTGAAACCTGGTCTTGACGGGCTTGGTGCGCTAGGAGATGCGGGGTGGTACGCGATCAGAGCAACTCTTTTAGCTAATAACTTTGAGCTTCCGAAAACTGTGACTGCTTTCCCCGGTGCTGTGTTGAATGAAGCAGGAGTGATACTTTCCTGTGGAGCATCTTTGAGTTGGGAAGATGGACGAACTGCAACTATATATTGTTCATTCTTGGCTAACTTAACAATGGAGATAACTGCCATTGGAACGAAAGGCACACTCCGTGTACACGACTTCATTATCCCGTATAAGGAGACTGAGGCGTCGTTTACCACGAGCACTAAAGCTTGGTTCAATGACCTTGTGACTGCGTGGGTTAGTCCCCCGAGTGAGCATACGGTTAAGACAGAGCTTCCACAAGAGGCATGTATGGTGAGAGAGTTTGCTCGATTGGTtggagaaatcaagaacaatggTGCAAAGCCTGATGGGTACTGGCCTAGTATTAGCCGAAAGACGCAGCTAGTGGTTGATGCTGTTAAAGAGTCTGTTGATAAAAACTATCAACAGATTAGTCTCTCTGGTCGTTGA